Proteins co-encoded in one Brassica oleracea var. oleracea cultivar TO1000 chromosome C4, BOL, whole genome shotgun sequence genomic window:
- the LOC106339177 gene encoding uncharacterized protein LOC106339177, protein MWQTTLVFTHVVDYLNTAKESLLMKMAWEMMYHEYAEETYNSEKERSYSKTVAPPGKKTSATTSLSNAESEKKKRLSAYINLDVLDKLFDDQSSEEECLLEPKGSEEDALEEDKPVWNKDYNTEEANGGDDEFYGGADLEYENQDEAEYNEDIIR, encoded by the exons ATGTGGCAAACCACGCTTGTTTTTACACAT GTTGTTGATTATCTGAATACTGCAAAAGAATCCCTTCTGATGAAGATGGCGTGGGAGATGATGTACCATGA GTATGCAGAGGAAACCTACAACAGTGAAAAAGAAAGATCCTATAGTAAGACTGTTGCTCCTCCTGGTAAGAAAACTTCTGCAACCACAAGCCTAAGCAATGCAGAAAGTGAAAAGAAAAAG AGACTTAGTGCATATATCAATTTGGATGTCTTGGATAAGCTATTTGATGAT CAAAGCAGCGAAGAAGAATGCCTTTTGGAACCTAAGGGTTCTGAAGAAGATGCACTAGAAGAAGATAAACCAGTCTGGAACAAAGATTACAATACTGAAGAAGCTAATGGAGGAGATGACGAATTCTATGGCGGAGCTGATCTTGAATATGAAAATCAAGATGAAGCAGAATATAACGAAGATATTATTCGGTGA